In the genome of Sphingomonas alpina, the window ATCAGCCGCATCTCGATCCGCCTCGTCCACATATCGACATCGGCCACGCCCTTCGGACCGACCCCGAACATCGGCGGATCGGGATGCATCGCCTCGAAGAAGCGGCAGATCGACACGCTTTCGGTGATCACGCTGCCGTCATCGAGCTGCAGCGCCGGAATCTGGCCGAGCGGATTGACGGCGCGGAATGCTTCGCTTTTATGCTCGCCCTTGATGATCGACAATATCTCCGTGGGAACGCTCAACCCCTTCTCGGCGAGGTAGATGCGTACGCGGCGCGGATTGGGCGCCGGATTGACGGCGTCGTAGAAGAGCATTGTCCCTCACCCCTGAATCGTGTCGGCGGATTCGTTTTTCGAACGGTGCGTATGGCATTTTCATCGCCCTTGGCCTAGCGGATCGAACATTGGGAATTCGTAGAGATCGTGGGAGAGATGATGACCGCCGCCGCCCTGCTCGAGAGTGACTTCGCTACTCTGCCCGACCTGATCCGCGCCCATGCCACCGAGCGCGGCGACCGGCTGGCGCTTGCCGAAGCCGGCGGCGAACTCGACTATGCCGGACTCGATGCGCTGATGGACCGCGTCGCCGCCGCGCTGCAGCGCGATGGCGTCAAGCAGGGCGATTCGGTCGCGATCGTCGCAGCCGCCTCGATCGAATATGCCGCCGTATTCCTGGGCACACTGCGCGCCGGCGGCGTCGCGACACCTCTCGCGCCGTCGGCGACCGGCGAGGCGATCGTCGCGATGATCGCCGATTGCGGCGCACCGATCACTTTCATCGACGCCGACGCCGCGACCACACTCGCCGGGCAGCGTATTCCGGGCAAGCTGGTGCATCTGAAATCGCTCGGCACCTGGCTCGCCCCCGAAGGCGCCGCGCCCGCACCGGTGACGATCGCGCCGGAGGACGGCTTCAACATCATCTATTCCTCGGGCACCACCGGCACGCCGAAGGGCATCGTGCAGAGCCACACGATGCGCTGGGCGCATATCGCGCGCAATTCCGCGGCCGGTTTCGGCGACGCGGTGACGATGATCGCGACACCGCTCTATTCGAACACGACCCTGGTCAGCTTCTTGCCGACGCTGGGCTGGGGCGGCACCGCGGCGCTGATGAAGAAGTTCGACGCACGCGGCTATCTGCAACTCGCCGAACGCCACCGCGCGACTCACACCATGCTGGTGCCGGTACAGTATCAGCGGCTGATGGCGCTGCCCGATTTCGACAGTTTTGACCTGTCGAGCTTCCGCTTCAAGACCTGCACCAGCGCGCCCTTCTCGCCTGCGCTCAAGGCGGATATCCTCAAGCGCTGGCCCGGCCTGCTGGTCGAATATTACGGTATGACCGAAGGCGGCGCCTCCACCGCGCTGATCGCGACCATGTTCCCCGACAAGCTCCACACCGTGGGCCAGCCGCTGCCGGGCCATGAGATCCGCCTGATCGACGATGACGGCAATGAAGTTGCGCCGGGCGAAATGGGCGAGGTGGTCGGCCGCTCGCCGACCATGATGACCGGCTATCATGGCCGCAAGGAAGCGTCGGCAGCGGCGGAATGGTTCGATGCCGAGGGCAATCGATATATCCGCCACGGCGATGTCGGGCGCCTCGACGAGGACGGTTTCCTGATCCTGATGGACCGCAAGAAGGACCTGATCATCTCGGGCGGGTTCAACATCTATCCGACCGATCTGGAGGCGGTGCTGTCGCAGCACCCGGCGGTTGCGGACTGCAGCGTGATCGGTGTGCCGTCCGAGGCCTGGGGCGAGACGCCGGTCGGCTTCTACGTCCCGCATACCGGGGTCGACGCGAGCGTCGAGGAGATCCGCGATTGGACTAACGCGCAGCTCGGCAAGACTCAGCGCCTGGCCGAACTCCACGCGATCGAGGAACTACCGCGCAGCGCGATCGGCAAGGTGCTGAAGCGCGAATTGCGCGACCGGCTGGCGGCAAGCGCGGCATGACATCGCTGCAGGATATCCTCGCGACGGCGACGCCGATCGAAGGTGGATTTCGCACCACGATCCCGGCCAGCTGGCTGCAGGGGCGGACCGCCTATGGCGGCCTGTCGAGCGCGCTGGCCTTGCACGCTGCGCAAGCTTGCGAGCCCGACCTCCCGCCGCTGCGATCGGCGCTGGTCGCGTTCATCGGTCCCTTGGCGGGCGAGGTCCGCGTCACCGCCACCAAGCTGCGCCGCGGGCGCAACGCGGCGTTCATTCAGGCGGACATCGTGTCCGACGCCGGACTTGGCTATCGCGCGACCTTCGTGTTCATGTCGGACCAGGAATCGCGCATCCAGCTTGAGGGCGGCCTCGTCACCACGCTGCGTCCGCCCTTGCCCGACACGAAGCTCTACACCGGGCCGGAAGAGTTTTTCACCGGCAATTTCAAATTCTTCGACCTGAAAGATGAAGCCAGGGGTGAAGCGGAATGGCTACGCTGGGCGCGGCTGCGCGCGCATGACGGGCTCGATCCGATGGTGCAGGTGATGGCGCTGGCCGATGCGCTGCCGCCGGCTGCGTTCAAGCTCCTCGGCAAGACCCCTGCCCCGATCAGCTCGCTGACCTGGATCGTCAACCTGCTGACCCCGAGTCCGGCGACCACCAACGGCTGGTGGCTGCTCTCCGCCAAATCGGATCATGCCAGCAATGGCTGTTCCAGTCAGATCATGACGATGTGGAACGCCGACGGCGTTCCGATCGCACAAGGTGCGCAGAGCGTGGCGATCTTCGCCTAGCCGTCAGCCATCGCCTTCGGCCATCCCATCACGGCTGCCGCCAGATGACGTTCCGAATGAACGTCTTGGTCGGGACTGCGAGCCCGTTGACGCGCTTCGGCGTATATCGCCCGTTCTTCATGGCGATCCGGCAGGTATGATCGTCGAGCGACGCAAAGCCGCTCGAGACGGTCACTCTGCAGGCTGTCGGCTTTCCGGTCGCATCGACATCGAGCTCGATCGACACATGACCCGCAGCATGCTCGTCGCTGGCTTGCTTCGGATAGGAATCCTGTGGAAACCAGCTCCCCGGGTTGGTGCGCGGTTTCAGAGGGGTGACCTTCTCGCCCGCCGACGGCGCAGATTGTGCCAGCGACAGGATGAGCATGAACGCAAACATGGTGGTTTCCTCAGGATGGTCCGGTGACGCGATTATCGCATCGGGCCTTGTTTTGCGAGCCATGGCAAACGCGCCGCCTGCGACAATTTGCGACAATTTTCCCGCACGCTGACACAGCGCCGCGACACCCCCGATGCATTAGGCTGTTCAGGGCGCGGATGATCCCGTCTGACGTTGCGAGGGAATTGTCATGAAGAAGCTGCTGATCGCTGCCGCACTCGCCAGCACGGCGCTGGCCGGCGCCGCCATCGCCAACCCGCCTGGCCAGGCCGGGCGGAGCGCAGGCATGATGCGCGCCGATACCGATGGGGACGGCAGCATCTCGCGCAGCGAATATATGGCTCAGGCCGAAGCGCGCTTTGCCCGTATGGACGCCAATGGCGATGGCCAGATCGCCGGCGATGAGATGCGGCGTCCCGGCCGCCAGGCGGCCACGGGTGGCGATGCCGCCGCGCCGATGACCAAAGCGGCCTATCTGGCGAAGGCCGGCGA includes:
- a CDS encoding glutathione S-transferase family protein, producing MLFYDAVNPAPNPRRVRIYLAEKGLSVPTEILSIIKGEHKSEAFRAVNPLGQIPALQLDDGSVITESVSICRFFEAMHPDPPMFGVGPKGVADVDMWTRRIEMRLMVPLGMVWAHTHPFTARVVKPQYTEFGESQRPRVLTAMAEFDRALQGREWLDGKGYSMADIVLLTTIDFARFVGISMPVELETLRDWHDNASARPSAQA
- a CDS encoding class I adenylate-forming enzyme family protein, which translates into the protein MTAAALLESDFATLPDLIRAHATERGDRLALAEAGGELDYAGLDALMDRVAAALQRDGVKQGDSVAIVAAASIEYAAVFLGTLRAGGVATPLAPSATGEAIVAMIADCGAPITFIDADAATTLAGQRIPGKLVHLKSLGTWLAPEGAAPAPVTIAPEDGFNIIYSSGTTGTPKGIVQSHTMRWAHIARNSAAGFGDAVTMIATPLYSNTTLVSFLPTLGWGGTAALMKKFDARGYLQLAERHRATHTMLVPVQYQRLMALPDFDSFDLSSFRFKTCTSAPFSPALKADILKRWPGLLVEYYGMTEGGASTALIATMFPDKLHTVGQPLPGHEIRLIDDDGNEVAPGEMGEVVGRSPTMMTGYHGRKEASAAAEWFDAEGNRYIRHGDVGRLDEDGFLILMDRKKDLIISGGFNIYPTDLEAVLSQHPAVADCSVIGVPSEAWGETPVGFYVPHTGVDASVEEIRDWTNAQLGKTQRLAELHAIEELPRSAIGKVLKRELRDRLAASAA
- a CDS encoding thioesterase family protein yields the protein MTSLQDILATATPIEGGFRTTIPASWLQGRTAYGGLSSALALHAAQACEPDLPPLRSALVAFIGPLAGEVRVTATKLRRGRNAAFIQADIVSDAGLGYRATFVFMSDQESRIQLEGGLVTTLRPPLPDTKLYTGPEEFFTGNFKFFDLKDEARGEAEWLRWARLRAHDGLDPMVQVMALADALPPAAFKLLGKTPAPISSLTWIVNLLTPSPATTNGWWLLSAKSDHASNGCSSQIMTMWNADGVPIAQGAQSVAIFA
- a CDS encoding energy transducer TonB, with the translated sequence MFAFMLILSLAQSAPSAGEKVTPLKPRTNPGSWFPQDSYPKQASDEHAAGHVSIELDVDATGKPTACRVTVSSGFASLDDHTCRIAMKNGRYTPKRVNGLAVPTKTFIRNVIWRQP